From one Lycium ferocissimum isolate CSIRO_LF1 chromosome 7, AGI_CSIRO_Lferr_CH_V1, whole genome shotgun sequence genomic stretch:
- the LOC132062231 gene encoding uncharacterized protein LOC132062231 → MASSPLRPKTTLKHARSSSFPSTSHPIVSQFDEHLSRVKSSSEATSSSLSSFTCRLGDLERLFDYTEDLLQLPHVQQAISREKLDELLEGYLKILDVCATIKDLLSNEKQNGQDLLSALRRRRNMDDISSYLTPRKKSKKMIRKLFKNLKSMMKENNFTSKKPETSAIVGELQDVQLVTLGLFKALLSYFNGTGSQSSNWTLLSKIMPSKSEEVEANEFDNVDAALCSLFSHNKTSKYEELISQLREMEATIEVLEDGLECFFRRLIKTRVSLLNILNH, encoded by the coding sequence atGGCTTCCTCACCTTTGAGACCAAAAACAACCCTAAAGCATGCTCGCTCTAGCAGCTTTCCCTCTACATCTCACCCTATCGTGTCTCAATTCGATGAACACTTGTCTAGAGTAAAATCATCTTCTGAGGCTACCTCTTCATCCCTTTCATCATTCACCTGCAGACTAGGTGATCTTGAACGCTTATTTGATTATACCGAAGATTTGCTTCAACTACCACATGTTCAACAAGCCATTTCACGAGAGaagttggatgaattattagaGGGGTACCTCAAGATATTAGACGTTTGTGCCACCATCAAAGATCTCTTGTCGAATGAAAAACAAAATGGACAAGACCTTCTTTCAGCTCTTCGTAGAAGACGGAACATGGATGACATTTCTAGCTACCTAACCCCTAGAAAGAAGTCCAAGAAGATGATCCGAaagctttttaaaaatttgaagagTATGATGAAGGAAAATAACTTCACATCAAAAAAGCCTGAAACATCGGCTATTGTTGGAGAATTGCAGGATGTCCAGTTAGTCACTCTAGGCCTATTTAAGGCCTTGTTGTCCTATTTTAATGGCACTGGATCTCAATCAAGTAATTGGACATTATTATCCAAGATTATGCCCTCGAAAAGTGAGGAAGTAGAAGCCAATGAATTTGACAATGTTGATGCTGCTTTGTGCTCACTTTTCAGTCACAATAAGACTAGCAAATACGAAGAATTGATAAGTCAGTTGCGAGAAATGGAAGCAACCATTGAGGTTCTTGAAGATGGGCTCGAATGCTTTTTCAGGCGCTTAATCAAAACTAGAGTATCCCTCCTTAATATTTTGAATCACTAA
- the LOC132062230 gene encoding uncharacterized protein LOC132062230: MLVLAAFSRSHPIVSQFDEHLSRVKSSSEATSSCLSSFTCRLGDLENLFDYTEDLLQLQHIQQAVPLEKLDELLEGYLKVLDVCAAIKNLLSNEKQNRQDLLSALRRRRNMDDISRKITCIKKPETSAIVGELQDTQLVTLGLFKALLSYVNGTGSQSSSWSMLSKIMPSKSEEVEANEFDNVDAALCSLLSHIKTSNTKNCRISCERWRQTLRFLKKVSNASSGA, from the exons ATGCTCGTTCTCGCAGCTTTCTCTAGATCTCACCCTATCGTGTCTCAATTCGATGAACACTTGTCTAGAGTAAAATCATCTTCAGAGGCTACGTCTTCTTGCCTTTCATCCTTCACCTGCAGACTAGGTGACCTTGAAAACTTATTTGATTACACGGAAGATTTGCTTcaattacaacacattcaaCAAGCCGTGCCACTAGAGaagttggatgaattattagaGGGGTACCTCAAGGTATTAGACGTTTGTGCCGCCATCAAAAATCTCTTGTCGAATGAAAAGCAAAATAGACAAGACCTTCTTTCAGCTCTTCGTAGAAGACGGAATATGGATGACATTTCTAG AAAAATAACTTGCATCAAAAAGCCTGAAACATCGGCTATTGTTGGAGAATTGCAGGATACCCAGTTAGTCACTCTAGGACTATTTAAGGCCTTGTTGTCGTATGTCAATGGAACGGGATCTCAATCAAGTAGTTGGTCAATGCTGTCCAAGATTATGCCCTCGAAAAGTGAGGAAGTAGAAGCCAATGAGTTTGATAATGTTGACGCTGCTTTGTGCTCGCTTCTCAGTCATATTAAGACTAGCAATACGAAGAATTGCAGAATCAGTTGCGAGAGATGGAGGCAAACATTGAGGTTCTTGAAGAAGGTCTCGAATGCTTCTTCAGGCGCTTAA
- the LOC132065206 gene encoding pentatricopeptide repeat-containing protein At4g35850, mitochondrial-like isoform X2, which yields MSSGKPPMIELYVTLVEGAMVGYTPEGMQLAQDTLVNMNSRNFFLSPKMGSDLLLVAAGEKTGGYTTANLIWDMMQARKITPTFPAVQAYHDGLKVREIPADDPRLQLVTRTYNNLRQRFGGGAGMGAGRP from the exons ATGAGTTCGGGAAAACCACCTATGATTGAATTATATGTG ACACTTGTTGAGGGAGCAATGGTCGGTTACACTCCTGAAGGGATGCAACTCGCTCAAGATACACTG GTCAATATGAACTCCAGGAACTTCTTCCTGAGTCccaaaatgggaagtgatctcCTTCTTGTTGCTGCGGGTGAAAAG ACTGGTGGATATACTACTGCGAATCTGATATGGGACATGATGCAAGCTCGTAAAATTACACCTACATTTCCTGCTGTTCAAGCATATCATGATGGGTTGAAG GTTCGGGAGATACCAGCTGATGATCCAAGACTGCAACTTGTTACTCGAACCTACAATAATCTGAGACAGAGGTTTGGTGGGGGAGCTGGTATGGGAGCTGGACGACCGTAG
- the LOC132065206 gene encoding pentatricopeptide repeat-containing protein At4g35850, mitochondrial-like isoform X1, with the protein MLSKDGKTPDVFILMQTMRCYLHSGDLQRGRKIFEDYMSSGKPPMIELYVTLVEGAMVGYTPEGMQLAQDTLVNMNSRNFFLSPKMGSDLLLVAAGEKTGGYTTANLIWDMMQARKITPTFPAVQAYHDGLKVREIPADDPRLQLVTRTYNNLRQRFGGGAGMGAGRP; encoded by the exons ATGCTTAGCAAGGACGGTAAAACGCCTGATGTGTTCATTTTGATGCAAACCATGAG GTGTTATCTTCATTCTGGGGACCTACAACGTGGTCGGAAAATTTTTGAGGACTACATGAGTTCGGGAAAACCACCTATGATTGAATTATATGTG ACACTTGTTGAGGGAGCAATGGTCGGTTACACTCCTGAAGGGATGCAACTCGCTCAAGATACACTG GTCAATATGAACTCCAGGAACTTCTTCCTGAGTCccaaaatgggaagtgatctcCTTCTTGTTGCTGCGGGTGAAAAG ACTGGTGGATATACTACTGCGAATCTGATATGGGACATGATGCAAGCTCGTAAAATTACACCTACATTTCCTGCTGTTCAAGCATATCATGATGGGTTGAAG GTTCGGGAGATACCAGCTGATGATCCAAGACTGCAACTTGTTACTCGAACCTACAATAATCTGAGACAGAGGTTTGGTGGGGGAGCTGGTATGGGAGCTGGACGACCGTAG